The DNA sequence GTCCGGCGGGCCTACTCGATCTCGCACCCCGTCGTAAACGGGGGAGGAGAGCTCTGGGATTCGGGGAAAATCGATTTCATCGAATTCTACATTGTCCTGGTCATCGGAACAGAGGGACATCCCTCCCCCGGCCTGACCCCGAGGCTGTTTCTCAAGAACGAGGGCGAGCGGCTCAACATCGGTCAGAAATTCACGGGCGAGTACACCCTTGATTCCATGGCACCCATCCGCAACAACGACAAGGGACTCGTCGTCTTTGCGGGAACGGGAACGGGTGAGGGCCCCCACAATCGGATGATCTGGGAGTTGCTCTCGACCGGCTACAAGGGCCAAATCGCCTCGATCAACGTCGTGCGCTACAAAAAAGATCTGGCCTACGAGCCGCGCTACCGCGAGCTTGAAAAAAAATATCCGAACCTCACCTACCACGCGCTGACAACTCGTGAGTCGGACACCCAGCACAACAAGGTCTACGCCCAGGACTACATCGAATCGGGACAGTTCGAGGAAAAAATTGGCCGCAAGATGTCTCCTGATGACACCCATATTTTCCTATGCGGTAACCCGGCGATGCTGGGAGTGCCCAAGATTCGCGACGATGAAAGAATTTGGCCCGAGGGAAAGACCGGCGTTATCCAGATGATGGAAGAGCGCGGCTTCAAGATGGATTACGGCAAAACCAAGGGCAACGTCCACTACGAGAAATACTGGTAGGCACTTAGGATTATCCGCCTGAGCGGCCCCGCGTCCACCGGAGAGCTGATGCCCCACCTGCTTCGCGACGACGACGAGGGGATCTGCATCCTCACCCTCAACCGTCCCGAGATTCGCAACGCCATAGACGATGAAATTATGCGCCTTCTTGCCGAGGAAACGGCCCGACTCGCGTCGGACGAATCTCTGCGCGCCGTGGTCCTCACGGGTACCCGAGGCGATGCCTTCTGCGCGGGCGGCGACCTCAAATGGCTCCAAAGCTTCGAGACCGCCGAGGCAGGCGAGGCGATGAGCCGCCGGATGCAGGAGATCCTCGCTGATCTCGCAAATCTCCCGGTTCCTGTCATCTGCGCTCTAAACGGCTACGCCTTGGGCGGCGGCACCGAGATTGCGCTATCGTGCGATATTCGGGTGATGGAGGAGAGTGCCTACCTGAGCTTTCGGCATGCGCGAATCGGATTGATGCCAGCCTGGGGCGGGGGCGCGCGACTCCTCCGGCTATGCGGGCATGCCCATGCCATGGAACTTCTGACGACCTGCCGCGATATTCCTGCGGGAGAGGCGCTCGAAATAGGCCTCACGAACACCGTTGTTCCAGAAGGCGCAGGACTCGCCGAGGGGATGCGTCTAGCCCGCGAGGTTGCCCGCGCTGCGCCGCTTTCGGTGCGCGCGATAAAAAAACTCATGATCGAGGCTGCCGAAAAACCACTGGCCGAGGCCGCGAACATCGAGGCAAGCCTTTTCGCTGGCCTCTGGGACTCAGCGGATCATGACGAGGCAGTAAAAGCATTTTTCGAAAAACGCGCACCAAAATTCCGGGGCCGCTAGGGAGCAGGCATGCCAGCCGAGCAGGACAAACGAAAGCGCTACGAGACCCACGCGGGACTACCCATCAAGGCCCTCTACGGCCCCGGGGACGTGCCCGAGGGAGTAAAAGAAGAAGTTCCTGGCGAGTACCCCTTTACGCGCGGCATCCATTCTGAAATGTATCGCAAGCGCTTATGGACCACACGCCAGTACTCGGGCTTTGGCACCGCCGAGGAAACCAACCAGCGCTACCGCTTTTTGCTTGATGAGGGCAACACCGGTCTCTCGGTTGCCCTCGACCTGCCTACACAACTCGGCCTCGACAGCGACAACCCCCGCGCCAAAGGAGAGGTGGGCAAAGTGGGCGTCGCCATCGACACCCTCGCCGACATGGAAGCGCTTTTTAAGGATATCCCTCTTGGAGAGATCAGCACCTCGTTCACCATCAACTCGACGGCGGTGATTCTTTACGCCATGTACATCGCCGTAGCGAAAAAACAGGGGACCCCTCCCGAGCAGATCACCGGCACCATCCAGAACGACATACTGAAAGAGTATGTCTCGCGGGGAACCTGGATATTCCCCCCCGAGCCCTCTCTTCGGCTCATCGTCGATACCATCGAGTATGGCGCAGCCCATACCCCGCGCTTCAACACCATCAGTGCGGCGGGCGCTCACTTTCGAGATGCCGGGGCCACCGCCATCGAGGAGGGTGGTCTCACCCTCGCCGACGCCATCGTTTATGCCGAGCGGTGCGTCCGGCGCGGGATGGATGTGGACGAATTCGCGCCCCGGTTTAGTTTTTATTTCTACACGCACTCGGATTTTTTCGAGGAAATTGCGAAATACAGGGCCATGCGCCGCCTCTGGGGCCGAATCATGCGCGAGCGCTTTGGCGCCAAGGACGAGCGGAGCTGGAAGTTCCGCTTCGGTGTCGTCTGCGGCGGAAGCACACTGACCGCCGCCGAGCCCGAGAACAACATCGTGCGCGTCGCCTACCAGGCCCTCTCCTCGGTGTTCGGCGGGGTGCAGACCATGTTCACCTGCGCCTACGATGAAGCCCTTGCTTTGCCCACCGAGGAAAGCGCCGTTCTCGCCTTGCGCACGCAACAAATCATCGCCAGCGAAACCGGCGTCATCGACACGGCAGATCCTTTCGGCGGCTCCTACTACCTTGAAAATCTCACCGCCGAGATGGAGGCCGGCATGGAGGCGCTCATCAAGAAAATCGAGGACGAGGGCGGGGTGGTCTCGTGCATCGAACGCGGGCTAATTCAGAACTGGATTGCCGAGAGCGCCTACAAACAGCAAAAAGCCATAGACTCGGGCGAGCGAACTGTTGTCGGAGTGAACAAATACCGGGACGAGGCCGATTCATCGCCGGAGATATTCTCGGTGCCGCCCGAGCTTGCCGGGCAGCAGATTGAGCAGCTTGGCAAGGTAAAACAAGACCGCGACCGGGCCCGGGTAGAGGCCGCCCTCGCCCGCCTCCAGGAGGCGGCACGGGGAGATGAGAACCTCATGGACGCCACCATTGAGGCAGTGGAAGCCTACGCCACCCTGGGCGAGATCACTGATATTTTAAAGGACGAATTCGGGGAGTTTCGGGAGCCGATTTCTCTTTAATGGGGCCATGTGCCCTCGGGGGCCATTGCCCCCCCTCCCCTTGCCCGGCCCTCCCGGATCGGGAATAATCATCTGGCCTATCAACGGAAGAACCTCGGCGGGCCGCCTTTGGTTTGCTGCAGGAGATTCGCTTAGTTTCTCAAAATTTCACTGGAGGTGGTTTTACCCATGTGGACGGATGCCAAAAACGGCAACAACGCCGCGACCGACTATAAGTACCGTAGTGTTTCGATAGATCTTGGAGCTGGAAAAATTTCGGTGGAAGAAAAAGCCTGCGCCGACTTAGAGGATTTTCTCGGCGGCATCGGACGGCTTTTCAAAATACTCACCGCGCACGATGTGCCCGACCCATATGCCCCCTCGGCCCCGCTGGTGATGGAGCTGGGTTGTTTTTCAGGCACCAACGTCATGACGGGCCTGCGCACCTTCTTCGGCGGCTACAGCCCACTCAAGGGAACCCGCGCGGGCGCGCCCTCGGCTATGTGGTCGGCAGGCTCAGGGAAATTCGGCTCAAAAACAGCCTTCGCTGGGGTGGACGAAATAATCTTCACCGGGCGAAGCGATAAACCTGTCACCCTCGTCATCAAAAGCGCCTCGGTGGGCGGCCCGCCCGAGATGGAACTGGTGGACGCATCAGCGCTTCTCGGAAAAACAGCACACGATAAGATCATGGATCTCCAGAAACAGTATGACGACGCACATTTTGCCGTCATCGGACCCTCGGGCGAGAATTATGAGACCAACCGCATGGCGGCCATCGCGCTCAGCTCCGAGAACCAGCTCAAGAGCGGCGACAATAAGCCGCGCTTTTGCGGCCGAGGCGGATTTGGCGGCGTCATGGGGAGCAAGAACCTCATCGCCATCGTCTCACAAGCCCCTGACGACAAAACAGCCGTCACCGAGGTCGTCAAAGAGGCGAACAAAATCATCTCGCGCGGCGCAGGCTCCAAGAACTATCGCGACGACTACAAGGCCGAGGGCGGGGGCGGCACCTGGCGCAACATCGCGGGCCTCCACCCCCTGGGCTGCCTACCCGAGAACAATTTCGAGCCCCCCGGCAACGATAACGCCGCACAAATCTTCCGGGGCGCATACGAGGAGGGCTACGTCATCAAAGACGAGCCTTGCTTTAAGTGCGGCATCGCCTGCCACAAGAATATATACGACAGGCCCGAGGGCGAGACCGCCATTGGAAGAAAAGCCAAGACCAGCACCTTCCGCGCCAAGTTCGACTACGAACCCCTCGACCTCATGGCCCCCAACTGCGGCATCTATGACCGCGAGCAGGCCCTTGAGCTCGTCGAGTTGGCCGACCTTCTTTGCTACGACGCCATCAGCCTCGGTGCCACCGTCAGCTACGCCATGGAGTGGAACAAGCGCCACCCCGACAACCAAATCCTCGACGGCATGACATTTGGCGACTACGAGAAGATGGTGAAATTCATCAAGCTCGCCGCCGAGGGAAAATGTAACCAGCTCGCGCAGGGCTCGATGCGCCTGGCGCAAGAGATGGGCGATCTCTCCTTCGCCATGCAGGGCAAGGGCCTAGAATATCCGGCCTATCTTCCCGAAACGAACCCGGGCTACCCCTGGGCGCTCGCGGGCGGCCACATGAGCTTGCGCACCTTCCTGCTCCTCATCCTCGATGGCCAGAAGACCGACATGAAATACTGGGAGGATGCCATCCAGAACGGCATCTACTACACACGCGACGACCTCGTTGGCACCTGCAAATTCGGCGGCGCCCCGGACGACAGCATCGTTGGCAGCATCAACGACATGTACGGCCTCTCGATGACCAAGGACGAGATGTACACGGCCATCCGCCGCTCCTACCTGCGGGGCCGCCTCCTTGAGAAAAAAGTAGGCTACACCGATGAGGAATATGATGTTCCGGGCCGCGTCTATGAGCGGGTGAACGACAACATTAAAATGCCCGCCTTCATCACCCGCGAATTCATGGATGAGCTGAAATCACGTACCGAGAAAAACTGGGACGCCCTCACCGAAAAAGAGGGCCTCTCGGCCTAGCTTTTAGAAGTCCGCACAAACAAATAACCCCCGTCGCGAGAAATCGTGGCGGGGGGTTTTTGTATTGTTAATAATTCTTAATATTTATACTCCACCAGGGGAAAAATCAAAAAAAGTGACTGCTGGAACTGTTAAATTTGGTGAGACCGAATACAGTCCGCCATAAATCAGCCCCAACAAAAAACATAATCCTGACAACACGCCTAACGCTATTGATACATACTGCCCAAAATTTCTTTTGCGATTTGCATGTGCCAAATAATCCTCAATATCCATTTTATTTTCTAAAAAATCCTTAAAAATTTTCGCCCATCGTTTCTGAAGTCCGAAAGCACGAAAAAACTCCCCAAAAAGCAACAAAACGGAAAGAATGATCCCTAGCATAAAAATTGAAAGAACATCATTTCCCCAATTTGAATTTCCAAACTTTGAAAAATAGACCCCTTTAAAACTCAATAACGCGACAGCTCCACCACCATTCAGCATCAGCAGACTTTTAATGCATATAAACGCATAGTCACTAACATTACGGCCTATCAACTCACTTGTTTTTACAATCGATATCCTTAATTCATTTTGATTTTCAGAAGGGAGCTCATTAAGTTTCATCAATGTTCACCTCAAAAAATATCCCCTCACACCCCCCGTTTATCGCCCCACAAAATGACGTGCAGCCTCGGCGTGAAGCGCCAGCCGCGCTCCAGCGCCGCATCGGCGAGGGGAAGGAGTCGGGGTTCCATGTGACTTAATTTTTTGCCGCCCGGGGAGATGATGATTCGGTGGGAGGGGAAATCGGCCAGATCGTATTTAGCCAGGAGGGCATCGACCTC is a window from the Nitrospinaceae bacterium genome containing:
- a CDS encoding methylmalonyl-CoA mutase — translated: MPAEQDKRKRYETHAGLPIKALYGPGDVPEGVKEEVPGEYPFTRGIHSEMYRKRLWTTRQYSGFGTAEETNQRYRFLLDEGNTGLSVALDLPTQLGLDSDNPRAKGEVGKVGVAIDTLADMEALFKDIPLGEISTSFTINSTAVILYAMYIAVAKKQGTPPEQITGTIQNDILKEYVSRGTWIFPPEPSLRLIVDTIEYGAAHTPRFNTISAAGAHFRDAGATAIEEGGLTLADAIVYAERCVRRGMDVDEFAPRFSFYFYTHSDFFEEIAKYRAMRRLWGRIMRERFGAKDERSWKFRFGVVCGGSTLTAAEPENNIVRVAYQALSSVFGGVQTMFTCAYDEALALPTEESAVLALRTQQIIASETGVIDTADPFGGSYYLENLTAEMEAGMEALIKKIEDEGGVVSCIERGLIQNWIAESAYKQQKAIDSGERTVVGVNKYRDEADSSPEIFSVPPELAGQQIEQLGKVKQDRDRARVEAALARLQEAARGDENLMDATIEAVEAYATLGEITDILKDEFGEFREPISL
- a CDS encoding ferredoxin--NADP reductase, encoding MLDEGTIKELTEKHYNCTLVSVERTHESLALFRVKPDFPIPDYKSGQYTTLGLGYWEPRHEDAVEETSLDDKKMRRLVRRAYSISHPVVNGGGELWDSGKIDFIEFYIVLVIGTEGHPSPGLTPRLFLKNEGERLNIGQKFTGEYTLDSMAPIRNNDKGLVVFAGTGTGEGPHNRMIWELLSTGYKGQIASINVVRYKKDLAYEPRYRELEKKYPNLTYHALTTRESDTQHNKVYAQDYIESGQFEEKIGRKMSPDDTHIFLCGNPAMLGVPKIRDDERIWPEGKTGVIQMMEERGFKMDYGKTKGNVHYEKYW
- a CDS encoding aldehyde:ferredoxin oxidoreductase, coding for MWTDAKNGNNAATDYKYRSVSIDLGAGKISVEEKACADLEDFLGGIGRLFKILTAHDVPDPYAPSAPLVMELGCFSGTNVMTGLRTFFGGYSPLKGTRAGAPSAMWSAGSGKFGSKTAFAGVDEIIFTGRSDKPVTLVIKSASVGGPPEMELVDASALLGKTAHDKIMDLQKQYDDAHFAVIGPSGENYETNRMAAIALSSENQLKSGDNKPRFCGRGGFGGVMGSKNLIAIVSQAPDDKTAVTEVVKEANKIISRGAGSKNYRDDYKAEGGGGTWRNIAGLHPLGCLPENNFEPPGNDNAAQIFRGAYEEGYVIKDEPCFKCGIACHKNIYDRPEGETAIGRKAKTSTFRAKFDYEPLDLMAPNCGIYDREQALELVELADLLCYDAISLGATVSYAMEWNKRHPDNQILDGMTFGDYEKMVKFIKLAAEGKCNQLAQGSMRLAQEMGDLSFAMQGKGLEYPAYLPETNPGYPWALAGGHMSLRTFLLLILDGQKTDMKYWEDAIQNGIYYTRDDLVGTCKFGGAPDDSIVGSINDMYGLSMTKDEMYTAIRRSYLRGRLLEKKVGYTDEEYDVPGRVYERVNDNIKMPAFITREFMDELKSRTEKNWDALTEKEGLSA